The window GTTCAGCCCGGGTACTGTTTAAACTGCCCGTAAAGGCCGGACAAAAAATCGTGGCCCGGGCGCAAATTCGCAACCAGCAAGATCACAAATACATGGTGCGGGTTGTATCCCGGGTGGAAGATGCCATCGTTTTTGAAGGGATCTTCACAGTTTTTGCCTTGGAAGAGGAGGGAATTGTTTAATGAGAATTGCTTTAGACGCCATGGGCGGAGATCATGCACCCATGGAGATTGTAAGGGGTGCCAGGGACGCAGCACAGGAATTTGGCATACATATACTTTTAGTGGGCGACCAGGACCGGATTGCCAAGGAGTTAAACGGGGAGGATGCCGGTGGGTTGATATCCATTGTTCATGCGCCGGAAGTAGTGGGCATGGATGAACATCCGGTTAACGCCATTCGCAAGAAGAAAAAATCATCCATTGTGGTCGCTACACAATTGGTTAAAGCAGGCTCCGCCGACGCGGTAGTTTCTGCGGGCAGCACCGGGGCGCAAATGGCTTCTTCCCTTTTTATTTTAGGCCGCATTCCAGGGATTGATCGCCCGGCCATCAGTACCCTGCTGCCAACCTCCGACGGGGTGGTGGTTTTATTGGACGCAGGGGCCAATGTGGATTGCCGGACCCAGCATCTGGAGCAGTTCGCCATGATGGGCTCCCTTTATGCCGAAAGGGTTTTAGGACTTCCCCACCCTAGAATTGGGCTGTTAAACATTGGTGAGGAAGAAACCAAGGGCAACGAGTTAACCTTGGCTGCTTACAGTCTG is drawn from Desulforamulus ruminis DSM 2154 and contains these coding sequences:
- the plsX gene encoding phosphate acyltransferase PlsX, yielding MRIALDAMGGDHAPMEIVRGARDAAQEFGIHILLVGDQDRIAKELNGEDAGGLISIVHAPEVVGMDEHPVNAIRKKKKSSIVVATQLVKAGSADAVVSAGSTGAQMASSLFILGRIPGIDRPAISTLLPTSDGVVVLLDAGANVDCRTQHLEQFAMMGSLYAERVLGLPHPRIGLLNIGEEETKGNELTLAAYSLLKKLDLNFVGNVEGRELFLGRSDVVVCDGFVGNVVLKAAEGLAMGLLGMFQQELGRMEEVIGRERVLHLLGGLKRRMDYAEYGGAPLLGVDGVSVISHGSSRAKAIKNAIRVAKETVEQKLVPAIKANLEKDTVKGVDE